The following coding sequences are from one Musa acuminata AAA Group cultivar baxijiao chromosome BXJ1-6, Cavendish_Baxijiao_AAA, whole genome shotgun sequence window:
- the LOC135677440 gene encoding uncharacterized protein LOC135677440 codes for MALFGTSDALMCRAFPTTLRGPARAWYSDLKPGTIASFDQLAKDFELNFLAYARPKPSMALLLGLNQKEDEPLSHFVNRFTTQIRGLSDAHPSLLMQAFMTGLRPSRFFWSLVEKPPVPVPEMLQRASQFIAVETWMVGKREEHRKVKSEPPRQQQPTASRRKLDRPDPRPPLPALNSSRTEIFLHERGKGLLKDPHPMKNPRELADRSKGHLGQYLRPNKEQSPRPEGPVERHIDVIAGGPASGGSLMSGRKAYARASPDEASGHEPEPEITFPTGAAERPDHDDALVVSARVANVQMRRIMVDTGSSADILYLGAFQKLGLARENLSPMCSALTGFTGDSISPLGAITLPLTLGTPPKSKTVMTTFLVVDLPTAYNAILGRPTLNKVRAVVSTYYRTVKFPTHEGVGKVVGSPQESRRCYLTSVSLGKRARGGAPLEDPREAKKPTPHPEPRGSTVEVLLREARPDQTVKVGSELPEREREQLVGLLRENADIFA; via the exons atggcgctattcggtacttcagacgccctgatgtgcagggcgttccccacGACCCTGCGAggaccagcccgcgcgtggtacagcgacctgaagccagggaccatcgcctccttTGACCAGCTCGCCAAAGattttgagcttaacttcctggcgtacgcccggccgaagccgtccatggcgttgctcttggggctcaaccagaaggaggacgagcccctttctcactttgtgaaccgaTTTACGACGCAAATCCGTggattgtcggatgctcacccctctctcttgatgcaggccTTTATGACTggcctgcggccctccaggttcttctggtcgctcgtggagAAGCCCCCTGTCccggtccccgagatgctccaacgggccaGTCAGTTCATCGCCGTGGAAACCTGGATGGTCGGAAAGCGGGAGGAGCACAGAAAGGTCAAGTCGGAGCCGCCCCGACAGCAACAACCTACCGCCTCCCGGCGAAAGTTGGACAGGCCTGACCCGaggcctcctcttcccgccttgaattcTTCCCGGACTGAGATATTCTTACACGAAAGGGGGAAGGGGCTGCTCAAGgaccctcacccgatgaagaacccgCGGGAGCTCGCAGACCGTTCAAA aggccatctcggccagtacctccggccgAACAAGGAGCAGTCTCCCCGCCCAGAGGGCCCCGTCGAGCGACACATCGATGTCATAGCCGGGGGCCCTGCATCCGGAGGAAGTTTAATGTCAGGCAGGAAGGCGTACGCCCGGGCCTCTCCCGACGAAGCCTCGGGGCACGAACCcgagcccgagatcaccttcccaaccggagctGCTGAGCGACCCGACCACGACGACGCCTTGGTGGTGtcggccagggtagccaacgtGCAAATGAggagaatcatggtcgacacggggagctcggccgacatactctacttgggcgccttccagaagctgggcCTAGCCAGGGAAAATTTAAGCCcgatgtgctcggcgctcaccggcTTCACGGGGGATTCAATATCGCCCCTGGGAGCCATTACCCTGCCTCTGACTCTGGGGACCCCGCCGAAATCAAAGACCGTGATGACCACTTtcctggtggtcgaccttcccaccgcttataatgccatactcggtcggccaaccctcaacaaggtcagagccgtcgtctcgacctactaccggaCCGTCAAATTCCCGACCCATGAGGGGGTCGGGAAAGTCGTCGGAAGCCCTCaagagtccaggcgctgctaccttaCCTCCGTCTCATTGGGCAAAAGAGCCAGGGGAGGGGCGCCCCTAGAAGATCCCCGGGAAGCAAAGAAGCCGACCCCTCATCCtgagccgagggggtccaccGTTGAGGTCCTTTTGCGGGAAGCACGGCCGGATCAGACGGTCAAGGTCGGATCAGAGCTGCCCGAGCGGGAACGAGAGCAGCTCGTCGGTCTTCTGCGGGAAaatgccgacatcttcgcttAG